From a region of the Sporosarcina ureilytica genome:
- a CDS encoding disulfide oxidoreductase, with the protein MDKRQENGLIFIAVVSLVATLGSLYFSEARGFIPCTLCWYQRIFMYPIILIAGIGLFQRNAQIALTTAVFSIIGGSLSLYHYGIQKLRFLSDSAPSCGIVPCTGQYINYLGFITIPFLALIAFILIAITSILMLKWQKENK; encoded by the coding sequence ATGGACAAGCGACAAGAAAATGGTTTGATTTTCATTGCTGTCGTATCATTAGTAGCAACGTTGGGATCGTTATACTTTTCTGAAGCACGCGGCTTTATTCCTTGTACCCTTTGTTGGTACCAACGTATTTTCATGTACCCAATCATTTTAATTGCTGGGATTGGTCTGTTCCAAAGAAATGCACAAATTGCCTTAACAACTGCGGTTTTCTCAATCATCGGCGGCTCGTTATCGTTATATCATTACGGAATTCAGAAACTCCGCTTTTTAAGTGACAGTGCGCCGTCTTGTGGAATTGTACCATGTACAGGACAATACATTAATTATTTGGGATTTATTACCATCCCATTTCTAGCTTTAATCGCATTTATACTAATCGCCATCACAAGCATCCTCATGCTTAAATGGCAAAAGGAGAATAAATAA
- a CDS encoding thioredoxin family protein, protein MKKLLAIGGIIVVIFVLILVLNNQSNKDKLKDNPYGTNKLEQSTIDLIGDKNYSNIILPEDLKAKIASGESVTAYFFSPLCGYCKEMTPVMMPIAQNMEVEVDQFNTLEFNEEAKLYNIEATPTMIYFENGEEVGRMVGGQPEENIRAFFKAVKGEVE, encoded by the coding sequence TTGAAGAAATTATTAGCAATCGGCGGGATTATCGTCGTCATTTTTGTCTTGATTCTTGTGCTTAACAATCAATCAAACAAGGACAAATTGAAAGATAATCCATACGGAACGAACAAGCTTGAACAATCGACTATTGATTTAATCGGCGATAAAAATTACAGCAACATTATTTTACCTGAAGACCTAAAAGCTAAAATCGCATCTGGCGAATCAGTTACAGCCTATTTTTTCAGTCCTTTATGTGGCTATTGTAAAGAAATGACCCCTGTTATGATGCCAATTGCTCAGAACATGGAAGTGGAAGTTGATCAATTTAACACACTCGAATTTAATGAGGAAGCAAAACTGTATAACATTGAAGCAACGCCAACGATGATCTATTTTGAAAACGGTGAAGAGGTTGGACGAATGGTCGGCGGGCAACCAGAGGAAAACATCCGCGCATTTTTTAAAGCCGTTAAAGGAGAAGTTGAATGA
- a CDS encoding RluA family pseudouridine synthase has protein sequence MSSFHYKIIDDGTTIEQLLRDEWQAGKKTVHLMRMAKGVTDMEGNPIDWKTPLSAGTTIQFTVSDARSSYLPNEQVTLKVLFEDEHIIAVWKPAGMATHPTKDTEHDTLMNVVFAHVVKNGGQYAEHIHRLDKGTAGVLLIAKHPIAKTIFDRMIENNEITRTYEAELDGTLKRPRGTINRPIGKDRHHSARRRVSPTGQQAITHFKVVERKAQTTLVEAKLETGRTHQIRVHFAHLGHPVTGDTLYEGSETEDGNFRLTATALAFIHPFTKESITVQ, from the coding sequence ATGAGTTCATTTCATTATAAAATAATAGACGATGGAACAACTATTGAACAGTTACTACGTGATGAGTGGCAAGCAGGGAAAAAGACTGTTCACCTTATGCGTATGGCAAAAGGCGTCACCGATATGGAAGGCAATCCAATTGATTGGAAAACGCCTTTATCAGCCGGAACGACTATCCAATTCACAGTTTCCGATGCACGTTCAAGCTACTTGCCAAATGAACAAGTAACGCTAAAAGTTCTTTTTGAAGATGAACATATCATTGCCGTTTGGAAACCTGCTGGCATGGCAACCCATCCGACCAAAGATACTGAACATGACACACTCATGAATGTTGTCTTTGCGCATGTCGTGAAAAATGGCGGCCAATACGCTGAGCATATTCACCGGCTCGATAAAGGAACGGCAGGTGTGCTACTTATCGCCAAACATCCGATTGCAAAAACAATTTTCGACCGCATGATTGAAAACAACGAAATCACTCGCACATATGAAGCGGAACTAGACGGTACATTAAAAAGACCGCGCGGCACGATTAACCGTCCTATCGGAAAAGACCGCCATCATTCAGCAAGAAGAAGAGTCTCCCCAACTGGTCAACAAGCGATTACACACTTTAAAGTTGTGGAGCGTAAAGCGCAGACAACTCTTGTGGAAGCAAAACTTGAAACAGGCAGAACACATCAAATTCGTGTACACTTTGCCCATCTTGGTCACCCTGTAACTGGCGATACGTTGTACGAGGGCAGTGAAACAGAAGACGGAAACTTTCGCCTTACTGCAACTGCACTCGCGTTTATCCATCCATTTACAAAAGAGTCAATCACAGTTCAATAA
- a CDS encoding hemolysin family protein, with translation MTAFAVLIALTAFFVASEFAIVKIRTTRINQLVEEGNRRAIDAKRIISNLDEYLSACQLGITITALGLGMLGEPTINLMLKPLFSYFEVSASVATILSFIIAFTIVTFLHVVVGELAPKTIAIQKAEDITLSFAKPLILFYKLMYPVIKGMNGSARFLIGLFGYKAISESDVAHSEEELRMILTDSLKSGEINQAEYKYVNKIFEFDDRIAKEIMMPRTEMMTVDKDMTIQDVFNTEGIEQYTRYPVTNGDKDNIIGLINMKNLLTEYIKNPSTGTQTVVEYMQPIIQVIETIPIGDLLLKIQRERIHMALLMDEYGGTSGLVTIEDILEEIVGDIQDEFDTDEVPEVQKIGEDHYIFDSKLLIENVNDILGIDIDEEGIDTIGGWFMTERFETMTGQSIIEQGYEFTIKDMDGQHILYLEVTKHEREQLEQLTEVST, from the coding sequence TTGACAGCATTTGCTGTCTTGATCGCCCTCACCGCATTTTTTGTTGCGAGTGAATTTGCAATTGTTAAAATTAGAACGACACGAATCAATCAGCTCGTCGAAGAAGGAAACCGACGTGCAATAGATGCAAAAAGAATTATTAGCAATTTAGATGAATACTTGTCTGCTTGTCAACTTGGGATTACGATAACGGCACTTGGACTCGGTATGCTAGGAGAACCGACCATTAACTTGATGTTAAAACCGCTTTTCTCCTATTTTGAAGTGTCGGCCAGTGTAGCAACAATTCTCTCATTTATTATTGCTTTTACAATCGTGACATTTTTACACGTCGTTGTTGGTGAACTAGCTCCCAAAACGATTGCGATTCAAAAAGCGGAAGACATAACGCTATCGTTCGCAAAACCTCTTATTCTGTTTTATAAATTGATGTATCCAGTCATAAAAGGGATGAATGGTTCAGCGCGATTTCTTATCGGATTATTTGGCTATAAAGCCATTTCAGAATCAGATGTTGCCCATTCTGAAGAGGAATTACGAATGATTTTAACGGACAGTCTAAAAAGCGGTGAAATTAACCAAGCCGAATATAAATATGTCAATAAAATTTTCGAATTTGACGATCGCATCGCAAAAGAAATTATGATGCCGCGTACAGAAATGATGACTGTCGATAAAGACATGACGATTCAAGACGTATTTAACACAGAAGGAATCGAACAATATACACGTTATCCTGTTACAAACGGAGATAAAGATAATATTATTGGCCTCATCAATATGAAAAACTTATTAACCGAGTATATTAAAAATCCATCCACGGGTACTCAAACCGTTGTTGAGTATATGCAACCGATTATTCAAGTCATTGAAACGATACCGATTGGCGATTTATTACTAAAAATCCAGAGAGAACGAATTCATATGGCTTTACTGATGGATGAATACGGCGGTACATCCGGCCTTGTAACGATTGAGGATATACTGGAAGAAATTGTTGGCGATATACAAGATGAATTTGATACCGACGAAGTTCCTGAAGTTCAAAAAATTGGCGAAGATCATTATATCTTTGACTCTAAATTACTCATTGAAAATGTGAATGATATTCTCGGGATTGATATCGATGAAGAAGGTATCGATACAATTGGCGGTTGGTTTATGACAGAACGTTTTGAAACGATGACTGGCCAATCAATTATCGAACAAGGTTATGAATTTACGATTAAAGATATGGATGGTCAACATATTCTTTATTTAGAAGTAACGAAGCATGAAAGAGAACAACTTGAACAATTAACGGAAGTGTCGACTTAA
- the rsgA gene encoding ribosome small subunit-dependent GTPase A codes for MKLDDYGWNLLHKDNFSTIIEERGLAKCVPGRVILEHKRMYRVITEFGEWLSVCSGSMEYEATERRDFPAVGDWVVVEKMPGEERGIIHAISPRTSIFSRKVAGSTIEEQLIAVNVDIAFLVMSMNKDFNARRLERYLVAAYDSGAVPIVVLTKKDISDNPSYYVEEAQNIAFGTEIFEVSNITGEGLEQIRQVLQDGKTAALLGSSGVGKSSLTNALLNDQKMDVQDIRLDDDKGKHTTTHRELIIIPSGGVIIDTPGMREFQLWDNSDSLHSGFSDIEALAEICKFNDCLHNQEPGCAVQHALATGELTEERYASYLKLQKELAYIEQKTNQQARKQAQNKRKNISKHLRKHYTKK; via the coding sequence ATAAAATTAGATGATTACGGATGGAATTTATTACACAAAGATAATTTCTCAACAATAATAGAAGAACGCGGATTAGCAAAATGTGTCCCGGGACGTGTCATACTTGAACACAAACGAATGTATCGCGTCATTACAGAATTTGGCGAATGGCTATCGGTTTGTTCAGGTAGCATGGAATACGAAGCAACCGAACGGCGTGACTTCCCTGCTGTCGGCGACTGGGTTGTCGTAGAAAAAATGCCTGGTGAAGAACGTGGAATCATTCATGCGATTTCACCGCGTACTTCAATCTTTTCTCGCAAAGTTGCAGGTTCAACAATCGAAGAACAACTCATTGCTGTCAACGTCGATATTGCCTTTTTGGTTATGTCGATGAATAAAGATTTTAACGCTAGAAGGTTGGAGCGTTATTTAGTTGCGGCCTATGACTCTGGCGCAGTCCCGATTGTTGTCCTTACGAAAAAAGATATTAGCGATAACCCTTCCTATTATGTTGAAGAAGCACAGAATATCGCATTTGGAACGGAAATATTTGAGGTGAGTAATATTACCGGTGAAGGTTTGGAGCAAATTCGACAAGTGCTACAGGACGGTAAAACTGCCGCCCTATTAGGTTCTTCAGGGGTTGGAAAATCTTCATTAACGAATGCTTTATTAAACGACCAAAAAATGGACGTTCAAGATATCCGGCTTGACGATGATAAAGGTAAGCATACGACAACACACCGCGAACTCATTATCATTCCCTCAGGTGGTGTCATTATCGACACGCCCGGTATGAGAGAGTTTCAGCTTTGGGATAATAGCGACAGCTTACATTCTGGCTTCAGTGACATTGAAGCACTCGCAGAAATTTGTAAGTTCAATGATTGCCTACACAATCAAGAACCTGGCTGCGCCGTACAACATGCGTTGGCAACTGGCGAATTAACGGAAGAACGGTATGCAAGTTACTTAAAACTCCAAAAAGAACTTGCTTATATCGAGCAGAAAACAAATCAACAAGCCCGTAAACAGGCGCAAAACAAACGGAAAAACATTTCAAAACATTTAAGAAAGCATTATACGAAGAAATAA
- a CDS encoding NCS2 family permease, translating into MFQLKQLKTNPKTEILAGMTTFLTMAYIIIVNPIILADAGVPFDQVFLATIIAAAVGTLWMALFANYPIAIAPGMGLNAYFTSVVIASDGQLDYMTAFSAVFIAGIIFTILSLTPFREKLIASIPQNLKHGITAGIGLFIAFIGLKLSGLVASHETNLVQLGDLTSPTVLLALFGLIITVILMTLNVYGSIFIGMIVTGIVAVFTGQLSFTEGLWKLPSLPEGIIVWNPISAMSDIISHGLYGVVFAFLIVTMFDTTGTMIGVAKQAGLLKKDGSMPKARHALLADSVAATVGSMFGTSPTSAYIESSSGVAVGGRSGLTTLTVAILFMIAAFFGPLVSALSGVSAITAPALIIVGSLMISVVKEIEWESFDEAFPAFLIILTMPLTSSIATGIALGFITYPILKVVKGKWRQVPILLYVFAILFAYQLLFLAH; encoded by the coding sequence TTGTTTCAATTAAAACAGTTAAAAACAAATCCTAAAACTGAAATTTTAGCGGGAATGACAACATTTTTAACGATGGCTTACATCATTATTGTCAACCCGATTATTCTAGCTGATGCTGGCGTTCCATTCGACCAAGTATTTCTTGCGACAATTATTGCTGCCGCTGTAGGAACACTTTGGATGGCACTTTTTGCAAATTATCCTATCGCCATCGCACCTGGCATGGGATTGAATGCGTACTTTACTTCTGTGGTCATTGCATCCGATGGACAACTAGATTATATGACTGCATTTTCGGCAGTATTTATTGCTGGAATAATATTTACCATTTTATCGCTTACACCTTTTAGGGAAAAGCTAATTGCATCAATTCCACAAAATTTAAAACATGGAATTACTGCGGGAATTGGATTATTTATTGCCTTTATTGGATTGAAACTTTCAGGGCTTGTTGCAAGTCATGAAACAAATCTAGTTCAACTCGGTGATTTAACCTCGCCGACAGTCCTCCTAGCATTATTTGGACTAATCATCACGGTGATTTTAATGACATTAAATGTTTACGGTTCAATTTTTATCGGGATGATTGTAACTGGTATCGTTGCCGTTTTCACAGGCCAATTATCATTTACAGAAGGTTTATGGAAACTGCCATCCTTGCCTGAAGGAATTATCGTTTGGAATCCTATCAGCGCGATGTCAGACATCATTTCTCATGGTTTATACGGCGTTGTCTTCGCTTTTCTTATTGTGACAATGTTTGATACAACAGGCACAATGATTGGTGTCGCAAAACAAGCTGGTTTATTAAAAAAAGATGGCTCTATGCCTAAAGCACGCCATGCATTACTGGCCGACTCTGTAGCCGCTACAGTCGGTTCAATGTTCGGAACGAGCCCAACTTCAGCATATATCGAATCATCGTCTGGTGTCGCTGTTGGGGGACGTTCAGGGCTTACTACATTAACAGTCGCGATACTCTTTATGATTGCAGCCTTTTTTGGGCCTCTCGTCAGTGCGTTATCAGGCGTTTCTGCAATTACAGCGCCGGCACTCATTATTGTAGGAAGCTTAATGATTAGTGTTGTAAAAGAAATAGAATGGGAATCTTTCGACGAAGCCTTCCCTGCATTTCTAATTATTTTAACGATGCCGCTCACTTCTAGTATTGCAACTGGAATTGCACTTGGATTTATCACATATCCAATTTTGAAAGTCGTAAAAGGAAAGTGGAGACAAGTGCCAATTCTTCTTTACGTTTTCGCAATCTTATTCGCGTATCAACTGTTATTTTTAGCGCATTAA